One window from the genome of Lutra lutra chromosome X, mLutLut1.2, whole genome shotgun sequence encodes:
- the CT83 gene encoding kita-kyushu lung cancer antigen 1 — translation MNMLLLLLSGILFAFLFVFWKSRFQSSVGEMSSNSTSLALVRPTSSTGSTKSNTDKSLSVTSLSRDILINSPHMITMQKRILVNLRIVEYKLAELEHFLVIKGLNGALVNWKSDRLRECRNSEGNH, via the exons ATGAATATGCTGTTGCTTCTACTGAGCGgcattctgtttgcttttctgtttgtcttctgGAAAAGCCGCTTTCAG AGCAGCGTTGGTGAAATGTCATCAAATTCGACTTCTCTTGCACTAGTAAGACCAACCTCTTCTACTGGGTCAACTAAGAGCAATACTGATAAGAGTCTTTCAGTCACCAGCCTCTCTCGGGATATCTTAATTAATTCCCCACACATGATAACCATGCAGAAGCGAATACTGGTAAACCTCAGGATCGTGGAATACAAGCTGGCTGAATTGGAACATTTCCTAGTTATCAAGGGCTTAAATGGTGCATTAGTTAACTGGAAATCTGACAGGCTTAGAGAATGTCGTAACAGTGAAGGCAATCATTAA